From the genome of Toxoplasma gondii ME49 chromosome XII, whole genome shotgun sequence:
GACAGTTTGCCGTTCCTTGAAAGACACATGTTTTCGACTAGGTAGCTCTTTATCGTTTCACTCTGTTGCTTGGCTTCTGATTTCTCGACTTGTACGGGGGGTCGTAGGTCGGAGGTGATCGCAGGTTGCTCTGCAGTTGTTTGTGGTGCGGCACACTTCTGGGTGCTGGTTTGGCTGCTTCGGCAATATGCTCAGTTTGTTTGTCACCACTGGCTGTCGAAACATTTTCCTGTTGCTCTTGTGCCTGAAAACATTCAGTTTCCGTGTTTTCTCGGTCAAGGGTCTTGCAAGGGTACTTCAGCACATCTCCACTTGCTGCAAGAAACAGTTTCCGTCATTACGGCATCGATGGGATGAACAGGTTCAAAAATACAACAGGGAACAGCTGTCCGTCTTGCGGGGTGCGAAGGCTCTGTGGCTTGCCGCAGACACCAAACGCATGCGATCTCCGAAGAATTCCGTTCCTCTGGTGTCCGTTTTCGCTCCAGGCTCGCTCGAGGGAGAATTCGACGACTTTGCGGAGCGAGAGCCTTTTGCTGACAGGGAGCACACTGAAGACTATTTCAGCGCGTTACCCCCGGCCAGCAAATCTGCGCAAGCTTCTCTCGACGGAAGGACAGAGCTGGGTGGTATTTCTGAAgcgcctgtgcatgcaccagcggaactggaggaggcggagagccGCGTTCTCAGCGGCGTGTCGGACCTGACTGCGAAGTTCGCAGAGAGAGCCGACCGGAAAGAAATTGCTGCTGCTTTGCAGACCGCTGCAGATGGCCTGCAGGAGACGGTGTCTCGACTCGAGGCAGCGCGAGAGGAGTACCTCGCGGATCATTCGCAGGTGATGGAAATTCTGCAGAAGTACGCGCGGGCTCGGGAGCTCCTAGCAGTGGGACTCAAGAGCGAAGCGCCGACCGAATCAGAACTCGCGGAGCGCTTGCGGACCGCGACAGACGCGTACAACACACTCTTTGTGCTGTTGAGTGCGGCTGCGAGACGGGCAGAGAGCGCCCACGCCCTGATGGAGGCGCTGTCGGCCAGCCAGAGTGCGGCGTTTGCAACGTTGCTGAAGCTCGCGAAGGCGCAGCTGAATGACGGGGaggctggagaaggcgaaacggaGGCTGCAACCACAGACGACGTCGCTGCGATCCGCGCGGCCGTCTACAACATGCAAGACCTGGCGGCAGCGGCGGAGAACGCGACGCGAGCGACAGTCACAGCGAGGACaaagcagagcgaagaaatgGCCTCCCTGCTTCTGCGGCGCCTGGGCCACCTCGCGGGCGCTGGACGCCTGATGACGAGTGACCGGTTTGTGGCTGGGGACAAACAGTCTCAAGCGGATTCTGAGGAAATCCGGGAGCAGCTGGACGCACGCGTGCGAGCGAGCATGCGGACGTCGCGAAGTGCCGAGCAGACACTGATGAACGACTTGACCTCGGAGGCGCTCAAAACCGTTCAACACGTggcggaagaaacagaaattgCGAACAAAGAGGCATTTGAATTGCGGGCAAGCGCCGCCGAGCCGCAGGAACGATCCAAGGCCACAGTCGTTCTTTTGGGCGTTATGCTGTGCCTTGCGGTGGTggcgcttctgtgtctgatCGTGTACTCGCTTGCTGTCGTC
Proteins encoded in this window:
- a CDS encoding hypothetical protein (encoded by transcript TGME49_307820~Signal peptide predicted by SignalP 2.0 HMM (probability 0.993) with cleavage site probability 0.344 at residue 25~Predicted trans-membrane domain (TMHMM2.0):6-29:382-405), giving the protein MAGRKRSVAFLIFIFPLFASLACNGSLEGEFDDFAEREPFADREHTEDYFSALPPASKSAQASLDGRTELGGISEAPVHAPAELEEAESRVLSGVSDLTAKFAERADRKEIAAALQTAADGLQETVSRLEAAREEYLADHSQVMEILQKYARARELLAVGLKSEAPTESELAERLRTATDAYNTLFVLLSAAARRAESAHALMEALSASQSAAFATLLKLAKAQLNDGEAGEGETEAATTDDVAAIRAAVYNMQDLAAAAENATRATVTARTKQSEEMASLLLRRLGHLAGAGRLMTSDRFVAGDKQSQADSEEIREQLDARVRASMRTSRSAEQTLMNDLTSEALKTVQHVAEETEIANKEAFELRASAAEPQERSKATVVLLGVMLCLAVVALLCLIVYSLAVVVSFQAKLNAARVGEQVGQAHTDD